The Arachis ipaensis cultivar K30076 chromosome B05, Araip1.1, whole genome shotgun sequence nucleotide sequence CCAGTGTCACCGACACCGTACTATCGCCATCTCGTCGTCAGGTCTTCTGCGTTTGCCAGCGTCGTCTATCTCCTTCGTCGGCATTGCGTCGTCTGTGCGCCTTCACTGCTGTCGCCTTCACTGCTTGCTGCTCGTCCCCAGTCGCTGCCCTGCCTCCTCTATCTATGTTCCATCTTGGCTCCGTCGTGTCGTGCCTCCTCTGTCTCTGGTGTTCTTCTTCTGGCCCTGTCTAAATCTGCTTCTTGCTTTGGTGATGTCTGTattaagtttattttatttattttattttgattattgtatATGAATTTGTTTGTTTTCTCTGAGTTTTATTGTTATTAATCTTTTTGAAtgttaaattaatataaaaatttggGACAATTCATGATTGGGACAATTTTGTTgatgttgaggttgttgttgctgtgaGTGGTGGTGTTGAGGGAGGGAGAGGGGAGTGTGTTGGGGAAGGGGGAGTGGTGGAGATTGTTGTCGCTGTTGATATTGAGATTGTTGTTGTTGCAAGTGGTGGGGTTGAGGGAGGGAGGAGTAGTGTGCGTTGGGGAGAGAGTGTGGTAgaagttgttgttgctgttgataTTAAGGCTGTTGTTGCTGCGAATGGTGGTGTTGAGGGAGGAAGGGGGAGTGTGCATTGGGGAAGGGGTTGTGATGGGGCAGGGGTTGCGATGGGAGGAGAAATGTGCGTTGGGGATGGGGGCTGCGACGgggagggagagggaaggggAGGGAGTGTGCGATGGGGAGGAGGCTTTGGGGGTGGTTTGCCAAGTCAGCAAAATATGGTGGCCACATCAGCATTGTGCTTGTCGGAGATTTGTTCCGGCGAGCTTAGGGGCACgcatgtcaaattttaaaatcttttaaggactattttgtcaataacaaaaatcAAGTACTATTTTGTCAGCGTTAAAATCTTTCGAGTACCGATTTagtatttacctttataatttaTAAAGCGAACTAGTAGACCTAAATTTGGGTCGCAATGTCGCATACTCACAGCGGACAAGATAAATCAAACTCATTTAATGCAAAACTCTATCCAACCGGACCCATTTTCACCCTTGCTCGAACGCAAACCAATCTACACTTCAATTCTATGACATAACATGTTCTACTCTTGTCCAAAGACTATCAATAACAAAACATCTTTCAAGTCATAAATCTTCACAGAAACTGCAACTTAAAAGAATGTATTTCGCCTTCCTTAAATTTTAGTCCTTCTTAAGTCTCAAAGTCAATCAAAATGACAACCTACGTTAAAAAttaaaagaggaaaaagaaacaATTAACACTTTTTAAGGAGGATAGCAACAACATTACCAAAAAAAAATTNNNNNNNNNNNNNNNNNNNNNNNNNNNNNNNNNNNNNNNNNNNNNNNNNNNNNNNNNNNNNNNNNNNNNNNNNNNNNNNNNNNNNNNNNNNNNNNNNNNNNNNNNNNNNNNNNNNNNNNNNNNNNNNNNNNNNNAAATCACTTATCAAATCTGTaactttatatttatatataaatatatgttgtttaatttatttttaatatatatttatattttaacacatattttatattaataattaatttttaatatacacATAACATAATTGAAACCGTTGTCATCGTATAAATGGCCTTTGTGTCTAACAGGATATTATGTAAAGGAGACAAACAAGTGCATAAAAACACGCTTCAGGAATCATCTTCTGATTGGCTGAAGGAAGTAGATTCCAACACATTTGACGAAAAATATAAATCAAAGTTGGGAAATCTAGGTGGTACCCTCTTTGAAGGAGACAAAGGTAGTGGTTCCAATCCACCTTCTGCTGTTCCTACAACACCCTtcttttccatcttctttttAAGCTCCACACAAGCCTGATCCACCATATCAACAAAATCTttcacaatcacaaacaattcaAAGGGGTTCGTCAAATTGCCGTTATCTTTAGATAAAAATGTTCCTGGTAGGTAATAACCATTAGTTTTCCTCACAAGATCCATGATCCTTGTTTGCTCTTCTTTCACAACCTTAAGCTCTTCCTCACATTCCTCTATGAACCCTTTCATTTCCTTTAAAAACCCACCACACCCATCAACGCTAGTGTTGCTGCTGCCACAACATTTTGTTACAATCTCCTTGATTTCAATAACATGAGAATTGAGATTGGAATACATTGTGATAAAAGTTTGATACTCTATACTCGCTGCTTTCTTTGCTTCAGATATCTCATCTCTTAACCCATCCAGGGCTGCAAAACCAAGCATTATGTGTTCTTTTTCGCCATTGATTCTTTGGTACATAGCTTTTCTTTTACCTTCTGATTGAACCACTTGTTCCACTATGAAGTGAAGCAAACTAGTCTTTCCATCTGTGCTTTTCACATCAGAGAGTTTTTTAAGAGCACTCAAATTGAATGCTTTTGCATTCCCTCTTGATGTTCCCGCATTCATTCTGTTCCCAGCTTTGAGAATTGCTTCAAGAAGCTTCAGGAACAAAGCACTAGTTCTCAGTTCCCGGCAACCCATTTCGAGTGCTTGCAAATATTCTTTCAGTTGAAGAACTTCATAGTCATAAGTATACCTGAAAAGCATGGCTTTGAGACGATGGAATGTGGTTGGAACCGCTTTGAGGATGTGGTAGAGGAAAGACTCGGCGTCTGCAAGCTTTTCAGGGTTGCCATTGAACTGCATGATCTTGGATTCTTCTTCTTGTGTGGGAGCTATTTTGGTGAGCTTTTCGAGCGTCTCTAGGCTTAGTCCTTGGCCGTCAAGTAGTGCTTCCAAGATAGTCCTGCGAGAGGTGGCAAGTGATCTTAGAACAATTGCAGTGTTTTGGGATTTTCTTGGCTCCAAAATGAATATTTGAGTTGGTGTGTTGGAGTTGGACTTTGTCAAAGTTGAGAcacttttgtttctttcttgagttttgttggtggttgaataaccaaagAGTGTTTCCATGAGCTCATCATCAACCCTGTAAATGCAAAGAAAAAACAATCATAACAATCTGGTTTCAAATTGCCGCATCATAATGTGGCCACTATATTGTGGGATGATTACTCTGATGACATTTTTCATGCTAAAATGATATTGAGAACCGGtagataattttttatatttatataattgaACTATTTAACGGTTCACAATATCATCTTCGTATTAAGATTATCATTGAAATAAACACCCATATTATGGTTGCCGTCACCGTTACATTTGCATTAGGCTGTAATTGAACATATGATGTGGTCACAATTTTGCAGATGCAATTACCATTTCAATCTCATGATACCTCAATTGAAGTGTTTTTAATGCACTGGAAACTCAATATGATTTgtttttatgtgaagttgataattaagaACTCTTAGATAACTTAATATATTTGACTAAGTTGTTATAAGATGATTTCAACTATCCAACTTTACATGAAGACTACTATACGAAAGTTTTCACTTTTTAATTCATATAATTTGATGTGAGTGTAATTAAATCATTGCCACgatcaaaagaaaattaaaacaaaaaacacaCTGCAAGTGTTGTGATTCATCCTGCAAATGCAACCAAAATTTAAAACCCTGTGTGACATACCTAAAAGAACCATCGTTGATCTGATCCCACACTGTTGAATGATCAACATT carries:
- the LOC107643923 gene encoding formin-like protein 4; its protein translation is MSDPSYAIAKAVAATAGAMLLIAGIFFYLFQKYAPATYPKRNKFPYDYEGIRKLVGGNVKGLIMEENGVDVLYMLDTGGKELVTGFTSSSFNPSFEDDDLKQEKRIDVVVQRSKISKPKVILEPPLPPLSQASPRIDQEKKTQPPPPPPPPPPPPPPPPLPPLPPPPAPKALPPGPPPPPKAGGFSSSSLKPPPVPKGKPNSQRTKEGILGESSREKKGAGETRLKPLHWDKVMANVDHSTVWDQINDGSFRVDDELMETLFGYSTTNKTQERNKSVSTLTKSNSNTPTQIFILEPRKSQNTAIVLRSLATSRRTILEALLDGQGLSLETLEKLTKIAPTQEEESKIMQFNGNPEKLADAESFLYHILKAVPTTFHRLKAMLFRYTYDYEVLQLKEYLQALEMGCRELRTSALFLKLLEAILKAGNRMNAGTSRGNAKAFNLSALKKLSDVKSTDGKTSLLHFIVEQVVQSEGKRKAMYQRINGEKEHIMLGFAALDGLRDEISEAKKAASIEYQTFITMYSNLNSHVIEIKEIVTKCCGSSNTSVDGCGGFLKEMKGFIEECEEELKVVKEEQTRIMDLVRKTNGYYLPGTFLSKDNGNLTNPFELFVIVKDFVDMVDQACVELKKKMEKKGVVGTAEGGLEPLPLSPSKRVPPRFPNFDLYFSSNVLESTSFSQSEDDS